In the [Clostridium] colinum genome, one interval contains:
- the nrdG gene encoding anaerobic ribonucleoside-triphosphate reductase activating protein, translating into MRYHNITHDDMLNGMGLRVVLWVSGCEHKCHNCHNKITWDINSGLIFDEEAKKEIFTELEKDYIKGITFSGGDPLHKKNREEIFNLIKEIKNKFPKKDIWLYTGYIWEEINNLDVIKYIDILVDGRFIEELANTNLEWRGSSNQRVIDVQKSLLENKIINYC; encoded by the coding sequence ATGAGATATCATAATATTACGCACGATGATATGCTAAATGGAATGGGACTTAGAGTTGTTTTATGGGTATCTGGTTGTGAACATAAATGTCATAATTGTCATAATAAAATAACTTGGGATATTAATAGTGGATTAATATTTGATGAAGAAGCTAAAAAAGAAATATTTACCGAATTAGAAAAAGATTATATAAAAGGTATAACATTTAGTGGTGGAGACCCGCTACATAAGAAAAATAGAGAAGAGATATTTAATCTCATAAAAGAAATAAAAAATAAATTTCCTAAAAAAGATATTTGGTTATATACAGGATACATATGGGAAGAAATAAATAATTTAGATGTTATTAAATATATTGATATATTAGTTGACGGAAGATTTATAGAAGAACTGGCTAATACAAATTTAGAGTGGAGAGGTTCTTCTAACCAAAGAGTTATAGATGTACAAAAGTCATTATTAGAAAATAAAATTATAAATTATTGTTAG
- a CDS encoding dUTP diphosphatase, which yields MDKIYFAKIREEAIIPTREEYNAGLDIYPCFDEEYMIINPGETKLVPTGIASAIPINYYIQIHERGSSGSKGIKYSAGVIDSSYRGEWFLATTNANKKPLLITKINIEELDENIKNIIKNAYIIYPYDKALFQGVVHCVHNELERCEITYEDVLKIPSKRGSGKLGSSGK from the coding sequence ATGGATAAAATTTATTTTGCAAAAATTAGAGAAGAAGCTATTATACCTACAAGAGAAGAATATAATGCAGGGCTTGACATATATCCTTGTTTTGATGAAGAATATATGATAATAAATCCTGGTGAAACTAAGCTTGTGCCAACAGGCATAGCAAGTGCAATACCTATTAATTATTATATACAAATACATGAGAGAGGCTCTAGTGGAAGCAAAGGTATAAAATATAGCGCTGGAGTAATTGATAGCTCTTATAGAGGTGAATGGTTTTTAGCAACAACTAATGCAAATAAAAAACCTTTATTAATAACTAAAATAAATATTGAAGAATTAGATGAAAATATTAAAAATATTATAAAAAATGCTTATATTATTTATCCATATGATAAGGCCCTTTTTCAAGGGGTTGTTCATTGTGTTCATAATGAGCTAGAAAGATGCGAAATAACTTATGAAGATGTTTTAAAAATACCTTCTAAAAGAGGAAGTGGAAAGTTAGGAAGTAGTGGAAAATAA
- a CDS encoding HU family DNA-binding protein, with amino-acid sequence MNKAEFVAAIAEKSELTKKDAEKALKAFEEVVTEELSKKGEVRLVGFGTFDVIERAEHMGRNPQTKEPMKIPASTAPRFKAGKALKDAVNKK; translated from the coding sequence ATGAATAAAGCAGAATTTGTTGCAGCAATTGCTGAAAAATCAGAGTTAACAAAAAAAGATGCAGAAAAAGCATTAAAAGCTTTTGAAGAGGTAGTTACAGAAGAACTTTCTAAAAAAGGTGAAGTTAGATTAGTTGGCTTTGGTACTTTTGATGTTATAGAAAGAGCAGAACATATGGGAAGAAACCCTCAAACTAAAGAGCCTATGAAAATACCTGCTTCTACAGCACCAAGATTTAAAGCTGGAAAAGCATTAAAAGACGCAGTGAATAAAAAGTAA
- a CDS encoding RNA-binding S4 domain-containing protein produces MRLDKYLKVSRIIKRRTIANEACDAGRVLVNDKVAKASLDVKVGDIIQVNLGNNTIKIRVLIVKEVVKKDEANTLYERL; encoded by the coding sequence ATGAGGTTAGATAAATATTTAAAAGTATCTAGAATAATAAAAAGAAGAACTATTGCTAACGAAGCTTGTGATGCTGGAAGAGTGTTAGTTAATGATAAAGTTGCTAAAGCATCTTTAGATGTAAAAGTAGGGGATATTATACAAGTTAATTTAGGAAATAACACTATAAAAATAAGAGTTTTGATAGTTAAAGAAGTGGTTAAAAAAGATGAAGCTAACACATTATATGAAAGGTTATAA
- the proC gene encoding pyrroline-5-carboxylate reductase has protein sequence MKIGFIGTGNMGSAILKGVLNSGLSSKNVYIYDLDIEKCKSLQSIYNINICDNYESLISASDLLIFAIKPDVILNVISETRSYINLYKPIVVSIAAGVELDSISNIINNPEIGIVRIMPNINAEINLSTSAYCYRNLEEESVNKVLDLFRKIGTVFYIPENKFNIFTAIAGCSPAYIYLFLDSLAKGAQKMGLNKKEALDIAIDTLIGSAKMLKHSKKHPWELIDAVCSPGGTTIEGICTLEENNFQQAVVKAVENSIKKDILLKKKS, from the coding sequence ATGAAAATAGGATTTATAGGTACAGGTAATATGGGGAGTGCCATATTAAAAGGTGTTTTAAATAGTGGGTTAAGTAGTAAAAATGTATATATATATGATTTAGATATAGAGAAATGCAAAAGCCTACAAAGTATTTACAATATTAATATTTGTGATAATTATGAAAGTTTAATTTCAGCATCAGATTTATTAATTTTTGCTATTAAACCAGATGTTATATTAAATGTTATATCAGAAACTAGAAGTTATATTAATTTATATAAACCTATTGTTGTGTCTATTGCTGCTGGTGTAGAATTAGATAGTATATCTAATATAATAAATAATCCAGAAATAGGTATAGTTAGAATTATGCCTAATATTAATGCAGAAATTAATTTATCTACATCTGCATATTGTTATAGAAACTTAGAAGAAGAAAGTGTTAATAAAGTTTTAGATTTATTTAGAAAAATAGGTACAGTATTTTATATTCCTGAAAATAAATTTAATATATTTACGGCAATAGCTGGTTGTTCTCCCGCTTATATTTATTTATTTTTAGATTCTTTAGCAAAAGGTGCTCAAAAAATGGGCCTAAATAAAAAAGAGGCTTTAGATATAGCAATAGATACATTAATTGGAAGTGCTAAAATGTTAAAACATAGCAAAAAACACCCGTGGGAGCTTATAGATGCTGTTTGTTCACCAGGAGGAACAACTATTGAAGGTATTTGTACATTAGAAGAAAATAATTTTCAACAAGCTGTAGTTAAAGCAGTAGAAAATAGTATTAAAAAGGATATATTATTAAAGAAAAAATCTTAA
- a CDS encoding EAL domain-containing protein — MEKSKFSEVFNNINIIDILENSKIGLWSIEIDNNTGINRMYCNDIMMQLMGIETLISPEKVFEFWYSRIHKGYYSYVENAIQKIGTTDKLIEIQYIWKHPQKGDINVRCSGKFISNNNGIVVIEGYHQNIYDLEQMKIDLPKTENEVFEWYQDSKTAYIRTEYKQLYEDKVNIENFPQVWIDNKIVHKDFKDLYLETFERVNKGSKKSFCELKMKNKNGEYIWFRMILSKEANYLSSGIVIGTLEDINNLKQLEISYVIGSKFYKSILQEMIAYGEANITENKLLSVGGIWTEYNNIFNKLTITEIMQRNIYKFIYLEDRKKYEEILDHKKLLKAYDEGITTLKCEVRRIMPDDNIKWLELTINLFQNPYKKDILGLLYLKDIDSKKREELLLNDKNMKDNLTGLFNKSYIQKQVDSILKENKENNLFSMILIKIENFENINYLWDETLKYIGHLSRYIFDENAIISRTNECEFVIFFKIDSKKDVENKIYEFSLRIKEFDKIEISCDIAYYISDKGSYIDLYTNCSNNLFNIKDKELRKIYLNDNSKSLEIDKQFSKTYTSIDEILLNEVDLFSYVIDAFNYKILDANENFFKVLNKTKEECLGRECYKVIHNKNKPCSFCKNMFWNSKDFFVWKQYNKFLEKDFLLKNKLISFNNKKCMLTLATNISLNDKKKSTFVKEDISKIMRNIMYHLTKRYSYENNIGFILELISSFHQSKFAFVFELDTDNSIITHSINNSFSNNKLKEELEKIVLDEFIFSNVDKIKYFRCEQEVITISYNLYNLMSKYHLLNMIIVPIKNKNNIIGYIVCINNNNFEQYIENNNFKEYLYNIAYLIGEEIIKNNIKKELDLEKNYDSLTGVLNRDSYRSYENSYDADKIKNIGVLCLSVNELNSVNHSIGILAGDNVLLNLVEILKNHFFDKLIFRLNGNEFLVIMENIDYENFIKEIEKLIKKLENVGLSIIYGKAWSSDEKELNYLVNSAIYFRKMKNQKNKQLVNNNNLYKRNTLLTQLMLDIESKEYEIFLQPKISLTDNSLCGAEALIRKRNSEGGYVPPDKFIPILEHHYLIQYIDLFVLEEVFKVLEILKSQNKNLIPISLNFSRNTLKEDDIVKSILDIKNKHNIDLKYIEIEVTESIENLEKQAICKVLKEIENIGISILLDDFGVKYSNLSILSDINFHGLKLDKSMVKNLGENTTNEIIMKNIICMCKDLNIKTIAEGVETIEQKNILEKMNCDISQGYLHSKPLPVNEFLNLYYNN; from the coding sequence ATGGAGAAAAGTAAATTTAGTGAAGTTTTTAATAACATTAATATTATAGATATATTAGAAAATAGTAAAATTGGTTTATGGAGTATAGAAATAGACAATAATACTGGTATAAATAGAATGTATTGTAACGATATAATGATGCAATTAATGGGTATTGAAACTTTAATTTCTCCTGAAAAAGTTTTTGAATTTTGGTATTCTAGAATTCATAAAGGATATTATTCTTATGTTGAAAACGCTATACAAAAAATAGGAACTACTGATAAACTAATCGAAATTCAATATATATGGAAACATCCACAAAAAGGTGATATAAATGTAAGGTGTTCTGGTAAATTTATTAGTAATAATAATGGTATAGTAGTTATAGAAGGTTATCACCAAAATATATATGATTTAGAACAAATGAAAATTGATTTACCTAAAACAGAAAATGAAGTGTTTGAATGGTATCAAGATAGTAAAACAGCTTATATACGTACAGAATATAAACAATTGTATGAAGACAAAGTAAATATTGAAAATTTTCCACAAGTTTGGATAGATAACAAAATAGTACACAAAGATTTTAAAGATTTATATTTAGAAACTTTTGAGAGAGTTAATAAAGGAAGTAAAAAATCATTTTGTGAGCTTAAAATGAAAAATAAAAATGGCGAATATATATGGTTTAGAATGATTTTATCAAAAGAGGCTAATTATTTATCATCAGGTATAGTAATTGGCACTTTGGAAGATATAAACAATTTAAAACAACTAGAAATATCTTATGTCATAGGCTCTAAATTTTATAAATCTATTTTACAAGAAATGATAGCTTATGGAGAAGCTAATATTACCGAAAATAAATTATTATCTGTTGGTGGTATATGGACAGAATATAATAATATTTTTAATAAATTAACTATTACTGAAATAATGCAAAGAAATATATATAAATTTATATATCTTGAAGATAGAAAAAAATATGAGGAAATTTTAGACCATAAAAAGTTATTAAAAGCATATGATGAGGGTATAACTACATTAAAATGCGAAGTTAGAAGAATTATGCCAGATGATAATATAAAATGGTTAGAACTTACTATAAATTTATTTCAAAATCCATACAAAAAAGATATATTGGGACTTTTATATTTAAAAGATATTGATAGTAAAAAAAGAGAAGAATTACTATTAAATGACAAAAATATGAAAGATAACTTAACAGGATTATTTAATAAATCATATATTCAAAAACAAGTTGATAGTATACTAAAAGAAAATAAAGAAAATAATTTATTTAGTATGATTTTAATAAAAATAGAAAACTTTGAAAATATAAATTATTTATGGGACGAAACCTTAAAGTATATTGGTCATTTATCAAGATATATATTTGATGAAAATGCAATAATATCTAGAACTAATGAATGTGAATTTGTAATATTTTTTAAAATTGACAGTAAAAAAGATGTAGAAAATAAAATTTATGAATTTTCTTTGAGAATTAAAGAATTTGATAAAATAGAAATTTCTTGTGATATAGCATATTATATATCAGATAAAGGTAGCTATATAGACTTATATACTAATTGTAGTAATAATTTATTTAATATTAAAGATAAAGAATTAAGAAAGATTTATTTAAATGATAATTCAAAAAGTTTAGAAATAGATAAACAATTTAGTAAGACTTATACAAGTATTGATGAAATATTATTAAATGAAGTAGACTTATTTTCATACGTTATAGATGCTTTTAATTATAAAATTTTAGATGCTAATGAAAATTTCTTTAAAGTTTTAAACAAAACCAAGGAGGAATGTTTAGGGAGAGAATGCTATAAAGTTATACATAACAAGAATAAACCTTGTAGTTTTTGTAAAAATATGTTTTGGAATTCAAAAGATTTTTTTGTTTGGAAACAATATAATAAATTTTTAGAAAAAGATTTTTTATTAAAAAACAAATTAATCTCATTTAATAATAAAAAATGTATGCTTACATTAGCAACTAATATTTCTTTAAATGATAAGAAAAAAAGTACATTTGTAAAAGAAGACATAAGTAAAATTATGAGAAATATTATGTATCATTTAACTAAAAGATATAGCTATGAAAACAATATTGGTTTTATATTAGAATTAATAAGCTCTTTTCATCAATCTAAATTTGCATTTGTTTTTGAATTAGATACAGATAATTCAATTATTACACATTCTATTAATAATTCTTTTTCAAATAATAAGTTGAAAGAGGAGTTAGAAAAAATAGTTTTAGATGAATTTATATTTTCTAATGTTGATAAAATTAAATATTTTAGATGTGAGCAAGAAGTTATAACTATATCGTATAATTTATATAATCTTATGTCTAAATATCATCTATTAAATATGATTATAGTACCTATAAAAAACAAAAATAACATTATAGGTTATATAGTGTGTATAAACAATAACAATTTTGAACAATACATTGAAAATAATAATTTTAAAGAATATTTATATAATATAGCTTATTTGATAGGTGAAGAGATTATTAAAAACAATATTAAAAAAGAACTTGATTTAGAAAAAAATTATGATAGTTTAACAGGGGTATTAAACAGAGATTCTTATAGAAGCTATGAAAATTCTTATGATGCAGACAAGATAAAAAATATTGGTGTATTATGCTTATCAGTAAATGAGTTAAATAGCGTTAATCACAGTATTGGCATATTAGCTGGAGACAATGTTTTATTAAATTTAGTAGAAATATTGAAAAATCATTTTTTTGATAAATTAATATTTAGGCTAAATGGTAATGAGTTTTTAGTTATTATGGAAAATATTGATTATGAAAATTTTATAAAAGAAATAGAAAAGCTAATAAAGAAATTAGAAAATGTAGGTTTATCAATTATTTACGGAAAAGCTTGGAGTAGTGATGAAAAAGAGTTAAATTACCTTGTTAACTCCGCAATTTATTTTAGAAAAATGAAAAATCAAAAAAACAAGCAGCTTGTTAATAATAACAATCTATATAAACGAAATACATTATTGACTCAATTAATGTTAGATATAGAAAGTAAAGAATATGAAATATTTTTACAACCTAAAATATCTTTAACCGATAATAGTTTATGTGGTGCAGAAGCATTGATACGTAAAAGAAATAGTGAAGGTGGATATGTACCCCCAGACAAATTTATACCTATATTGGAACATCATTATTTAATACAATATATAGATTTATTTGTTTTAGAAGAAGTTTTTAAAGTCCTTGAAATTTTAAAAAGTCAAAATAAAAATTTAATACCTATTTCTTTAAACTTTTCTAGAAATACTTTAAAGGAAGATGACATTGTTAAATCAATATTAGATATAAAAAATAAACATAATATAGATTTAAAATATATTGAAATAGAAGTTACAGAAAGTATTGAAAATTTAGAAAAACAAGCTATATGTAAAGTATTAAAAGAAATAGAAAATATAGGTATAAGCATTCTTTTAGATGACTTTGGAGTTAAATACAGTAATCTTTCAATTTTGTCAGATATTAATTTTCATGGTTTGAAATTAGATAAAAGTATGGTTAAAAATTTAGGCGAAAATACTACAAATGAAATTATAATGAAAAATATAATATGCATGTGTAAAGATTTAAATATTAAAACTATTGCTGAAGGTGTAGAAACAATTGAACAAAAAAATATTTTGGAAAAAATGAATTGTGATATTTCACAAGGTTATTTACATTCTAAGCCTTTACCTGTTAATGAATTTTTAAACCTTTACTATAACAATTAA